The genomic stretch ACGTAAACATATTCAATTTAACGTAATTTAAAGTTCCTTCTAGTCGCCactctaattaattaataagaGTACCtagtttaagtaattaaaataactttatGTTTTATGCAATGTATTATGTACTGTAGATACAACTAGAACATTGATGTTGTTCGGGATTCCTCGGTTTTCATCGTTTTCTTAagattcaaatgaaaaaaaaaagaaaaccaatCTTTTGTTTCAAGTTCTGAACGAAATTAGCCAACTAAGTGGTTTCAGCGaacatttttatgtaaataacgAAGCAACAAATAAAATTGTAGATTGAATTACAAAACGTAATCTCATTTACAAAACTTTCAATCAACATTAGCCGCAATTAAGTGCAAAAACACGTTTCCATTTAATCTGAATCGTCTGACGGACACTTAACTAGGAATCTTCGCCAGTCAAAGGTTAGGGCCGTGAGTTCGGTTTTAGTAACGATGTGAACGACATAGCCCCGTATAAATAGGATGCGCTGCAGCACACAGCACATTCGTTGCCCACCATTGGACCAAGCTCGAACATGAAGCTGGTAACCAAATAATTTTATCACGCCTTAAGCATCTGTTTCCGCCAATTTTCTGGGAGCTAGTAATTGCCAATAATtttgtcattaaaatttatcttgACCCGATTTTGTAACATCCTTTGAACTGTAACctttgttatattattaaaacaattgaTTTCGGGTCTAAGTTAAGTCTAGCTCATTACTTTAAAACTCTCCCAGTCTACCCCTACGAAAAACTTGATCACTTGCACGTTCAATAGATAGCGTTGAAAAACTATCTccacataaaaaacaaaagaaaataagttttacaCCTAAGCTTTTGTGTTTGGAAATACACTTCTTTCAATTGTTTCAGCTTATAGTGCTATCTCTGATAGCATACGGCTATGCAGCCAAGTTGGATAGGACTTACCTGCCACCGGCCAGCGCTTCAAGCGCGGGAGGAAGCCCGGGGTCATTAACCGCCCCTGGACAGGACTCTAACTTCGGCCAGCAAGCCCCAGGTTTCCGTGGAAACCCATCCCAGCCAGCCCGTGGATTCAACCAACAATCTGGAGCTCAAAGTTCTGGACCTGCTTTCGGTCAAAGCCCTAGCCAAGCGCCTGGGCTCGGTCAACCATCCGGCTCTTATGGACAGGCTGGATCAAGCCAGTCAGGCTTTGGCCGTCCATCTGGACAGCCCAGTTTCGGACAATCTGGACCTACCCAGCCTTCAAGCGCCGGTCAGTCTTCCGGAGTACAGCCTGTTGGTTTAGGCGTTCAGCCCACCGGTTTCGGCCAACCTCAGTTTGGTCAGTCTGGACCAAGAAACCAGGGAGCTTTTGGACAAAGCCAGCAACCCGAGCGCCCTCAAGCAGCATCTGACAGAAACGCTGAAATCTTGAGATACAACAACGAAAACGACGGAGAAACTTTCGCGTACGACTTCGAGACTTCCAACGGTATTTCTGCTGAAGAATCTGGTGTAGCTACTAACGGTGTTCAGGCGCAGGGTGGATACTCTTACACTGGTGATGATGGTCAGTTTTACAAGATCACTTACACGGCTGATGAGAATGGATACGTGCCCCAGGGTGATCATCTGCCTACCCCTCCTCCGATCCCCGAAGATATTCTGAAGTCCATCGAAGAGAACGCGAGAGCCGCCGCGTCGGGAACTCAAGAAGGTAAGAAATCTTTTCGTTGTAGTTATAAAGTGGTGTTAGGAAATCAGTGAGAAAATActtaattactagctgttgccggtgactccgcccgcgtagacTTCATTTATGGCTATCCCggtgcaattttccgagatattAACTATTCTTTGTCCTTCCTCGGCACTCAATCGTTTTAGTGATCCAGAGATAACCCCCTGCAACTTCACAAACTCACCAACTTTACCTCTCTATAATACGAGTATTCAGTAGTATATTTAGAAATATAGACGTACATCTTCTTTGGCTACTATATTTACGTCTCACAGGCCTCCTGTCATAATAAGTGTGGATTTAGGAACTTAACATATAAATCATTGAAGTCGCTCCTAAAGTGTTGTCCTCACGATGTAATGTTGTCCTTCACGAAAATGgtcaaagctcatggtaaatttcaaacgcaATTTCGTACATAAATTCCGAAGGCTGGATTCGAGTCCACAACCCGGTTAAACCACGAAGCTACCATAGTTACATTAAACT from Choristoneura fumiferana chromosome 24, NRCan_CFum_1, whole genome shotgun sequence encodes the following:
- the LOC141441425 gene encoding uncharacterized protein isoform X2, with product MKLLIVLSLIAYGYAAKLDRTYLPPASASSAGGSPGSLTAPGQDSNFGQQAPGFRGNPSQPARGFNQQSGAQSSGPAFGQSPSQAPGLGQPSGSYGQAGSSQSGFGRPSGQPSFGQSGPTQPSSAGQSSGVQPVGLGVQPTGFGQPQFGQSGPRNQGAFGQSQQPERPQAASDRNAEILRYNNENDGETFAYDFETSNGISAEESGVATNGVQAQGGYSYTGDDGQFYKITYTADENGYVPQGDHLPTPPPIPEDILKSIEENARAAASGTQEGAYNPDEDDSPQQSYQGQQQQFTGSNGFGPSGLAGQPQRPQGQGSNQQNNPTSRLQARI